Proteins from one Listeria weihenstephanensis genomic window:
- a CDS encoding ABC transporter ATP-binding protein, which translates to MTTLLKFENVTKNYPSGPTTIHALRETNFEVHAGELIAIVGPSGSGKSTFLSLAGALLTPTSGNIAINGKIISDLSKKDQTELRLSEVGFIFQAAHLVPYLKAQQQLEFIGKLAGQEKQEVAKKSEALLTQLGLGDRLHFYPKDLSGGEKQRVAIARSLINEPAVILADEPTASLDATRGREVVELLRSEVEGQERAVIMVTHDERMLDLCHHVYRMLDGVLTKD; encoded by the coding sequence ATGACAACTCTTTTAAAATTCGAGAATGTAACGAAAAATTACCCCTCTGGTCCAACAACGATTCATGCTTTGCGTGAAACAAATTTCGAGGTGCATGCTGGTGAATTAATCGCGATTGTCGGGCCTTCTGGGTCTGGTAAAAGTACTTTTTTATCGCTGGCTGGCGCACTTTTAACCCCTACTTCTGGAAATATTGCCATCAATGGTAAAATTATTAGCGACCTTTCGAAAAAGGATCAAACGGAGTTACGTCTATCCGAAGTCGGCTTTATTTTCCAAGCAGCTCATCTTGTTCCTTATTTGAAAGCGCAGCAGCAACTGGAGTTTATCGGTAAATTAGCTGGGCAAGAAAAACAAGAAGTAGCTAAGAAAAGTGAGGCCTTGCTAACGCAACTTGGTCTCGGAGATCGCCTGCACTTTTATCCGAAAGATTTGTCTGGTGGGGAGAAACAGCGGGTGGCGATTGCGCGTTCGTTGATTAATGAGCCTGCTGTGATTCTAGCGGATGAACCGACAGCAAGCCTTGATGCTACGCGTGGACGCGAAGTCGTAGAGCTGCTTCGTAGCGAGGTTGAGGGGCAAGAACGTGCGGTTATTATGGTAACGCATGATGAGCGTATGCTTGATTTGTGCCATCATGTTTATCGGATGCTTGACGGTGTTTTGACTAAGGATTAA
- a CDS encoding ABC transporter permease: MFLGLRELLYSKLRYFLVTGIMILIVLLSLFLSGLANGLAYDNASSVANNDVPYYVLAKDAQGKVERSLFPESDLAEIKDDKNVKDAAVLGQSMQTLKRAEDGKKFSMAVFAITPGSFLEPKVTSGSQMSVTKPDGVIVDSSLKGDLKVGDVIEDDILNKQMTVIGFAKDQKYSHAPVVYMNMAVWQAINPSLYHQKIPQTSTVAILAKDADKDVSVSNKDLTVISHKDFLDQIPGYSAEQMTLNMMIFFLIVIGGFILTAFFYIMTLQKTGQFGILKALGTKTSYLVMSVVSQVVLISVISIGISIAATAGLSTIMPDAMPFRLTGMTMTLYSLLFFAVAVIGSLLSLIKIAKVDALDAIRGGDQ, translated from the coding sequence ATGTTTTTAGGACTTCGTGAATTGCTTTATTCGAAGTTACGCTACTTTTTAGTGACAGGGATTATGATTTTGATTGTATTGTTATCCTTGTTTTTATCTGGACTCGCAAATGGGTTAGCGTATGACAATGCTTCTTCGGTCGCAAACAATGATGTGCCTTACTATGTTCTGGCAAAAGATGCGCAAGGTAAGGTGGAACGTTCGCTTTTTCCTGAATCGGATTTAGCAGAGATTAAAGATGATAAAAATGTGAAAGATGCCGCTGTTCTTGGTCAGTCGATGCAAACGTTAAAGCGTGCAGAAGATGGCAAGAAATTCAGTATGGCGGTCTTCGCGATTACACCTGGCAGTTTTTTAGAGCCTAAAGTAACATCTGGTTCGCAAATGAGCGTGACTAAACCGGACGGCGTGATTGTAGATTCCTCGTTAAAAGGTGATCTAAAAGTTGGTGACGTCATTGAAGATGACATTTTGAATAAGCAGATGACGGTTATTGGTTTTGCGAAAGACCAGAAATACAGCCATGCTCCTGTTGTTTATATGAATATGGCGGTTTGGCAAGCTATCAATCCAAGCCTTTATCACCAAAAGATTCCGCAAACAAGTACGGTTGCGATTCTTGCTAAAGACGCGGATAAAGATGTGTCGGTTAGCAATAAAGATTTGACTGTTATTTCGCACAAAGACTTCCTTGATCAAATTCCTGGCTATTCAGCGGAACAAATGACGCTTAATATGATGATCTTCTTCTTGATCGTAATCGGTGGCTTCATTTTGACAGCTTTCTTCTATATTATGACATTACAGAAAACAGGGCAGTTCGGTATTTTGAAGGCGCTTGGAACGAAAACGAGTTATCTTGTGATGAGCGTTGTTTCCCAAGTCGTGCTTATCTCGGTTATCAGTATTGGCATTAGTATTGCAGCAACGGCTGGGCTTTCAACGATTATGCCTGATGCGATGCCATTCCGATTGACAGGTATGACGATGACACTTTATAGTCTGCTATTCTTTGCCGTAGCTGTTATCGGTTCGCTTCTATCACTTATCAAAATTGCTAAAGTAGACGCGCTAGACGCGATTCGGGGAGGCGATCAATAA
- a CDS encoding MalY/PatB family protein, whose amino-acid sequence MNQFDEVIPRIGTNSEKWDDVKNLFGTENIIPMWVADMDFRPPTAVHDAFQKLLDHGIFGYSMTFAELKPSITNWLEQRHDYKVAESSIFLNAAVVPSISMTIRSLTEKGDSVLMHSPVYHPFFLVTAQTERVVSLSPLIYEDNAYTIDWADFEEKLKTVKLFILCNPHNPGSRSWTRVELAKMAELCAKYNVPIVSDEIHSDLTMPGVKHVPLAVAAPEYESQIVTLMAPTKTFNLAGIKASFFITTNPDFQEKFEYEAKYTSRPELNTFGAVGMEAAYSHGAQWVDDLRDYIFENYQYTKAELEKHCPNVGITKQEATYLMWLDCRALGIAEVDLYQNLIDAGIGVQMGSNFGEAGSGFVRLNIACPKETLQKGVACLIEGLKKSS is encoded by the coding sequence ATGAATCAATTTGATGAAGTGATCCCGCGTATTGGGACTAATAGTGAAAAATGGGATGATGTCAAAAACTTGTTTGGCACGGAAAATATTATCCCAATGTGGGTGGCAGATATGGATTTCAGACCGCCAACTGCTGTCCACGATGCTTTCCAAAAATTGCTGGATCACGGTATTTTCGGTTACTCCATGACATTTGCAGAACTTAAACCCAGTATTACGAACTGGTTGGAACAGCGGCATGATTATAAGGTAGCGGAGTCGTCGATTTTTTTGAACGCGGCAGTTGTTCCTTCTATCTCTATGACGATTCGTTCGTTGACAGAAAAAGGAGATAGCGTGCTTATGCATTCGCCAGTCTATCACCCGTTTTTCTTAGTTACGGCGCAAACAGAACGCGTTGTTAGCTTGTCACCGCTTATTTATGAGGATAATGCTTACACCATTGACTGGGCGGATTTCGAGGAAAAATTAAAAACGGTGAAGCTGTTCATTTTATGTAATCCGCATAACCCTGGTTCTCGTAGCTGGACTCGCGTGGAGCTTGCAAAAATGGCCGAGCTTTGCGCTAAGTACAATGTTCCGATTGTTTCAGATGAGATTCACTCTGATTTGACGATGCCTGGTGTGAAGCACGTTCCTCTTGCTGTTGCGGCGCCAGAATATGAATCGCAAATTGTGACTTTAATGGCTCCGACAAAGACGTTCAACCTCGCTGGAATTAAGGCATCGTTTTTTATCACGACGAATCCTGATTTTCAAGAGAAATTTGAATATGAAGCTAAATACACCTCTCGTCCAGAGCTTAATACGTTTGGCGCGGTTGGGATGGAAGCAGCGTATAGCCATGGGGCCCAGTGGGTGGATGATTTGCGCGACTATATTTTTGAAAATTATCAGTATACCAAAGCGGAACTTGAAAAACACTGTCCTAATGTTGGTATTACGAAGCAAGAGGCGACTTATTTAATGTGGTTGGATTGCCGAGCGCTTGGTATTGCTGAAGTGGACCTTTACCAAAACTTGATTGATGCGGGCATCGGTGTCCAAATGGGTTCTAATTTTGGCGAGGCTGGTTCTGGTTTTGTTCGCTTGAATATTGCTTGTCCAAAAGAGACGTTACAAAAAGGCGTGGCTTGTTTAATAGAAGGTTTGAAGAAATCCTCTTGA
- the yugI gene encoding S1 domain-containing post-transcriptional regulator GSP13, whose protein sequence is MSEFKVGDIITGKVAGIQGYGAFVALDDKTQGLVHISEIHHGFVKDVHDFLEVGQEVKVKILEINSETNKISLSIRATEEAPAKTKQESKRPQQQQQMSSGPDEGFNTLRDKLQEWVDKADK, encoded by the coding sequence ATGAGTGAATTCAAAGTTGGCGACATTATTACAGGTAAGGTGGCAGGAATCCAAGGATACGGCGCGTTTGTCGCATTGGATGACAAGACACAAGGATTAGTACACATTTCAGAAATCCACCACGGTTTTGTAAAAGACGTGCATGATTTTCTTGAAGTAGGCCAAGAGGTCAAAGTCAAAATTCTAGAAATCAATAGTGAGACAAATAAAATCAGTCTTTCTATCCGAGCTACAGAAGAAGCACCAGCAAAAACAAAACAAGAGTCAAAACGTCCACAACAACAGCAACAAATGTCATCAGGTCCAGACGAAGGTTTCAACACGCTGCGTGATAAGTTACAAGAATGGGTAGACAAAGCGGACAAATAA
- a CDS encoding NUDIX hydrolase, which yields MKRVLLVKGFIYNEKKDDILLVKNRDLKWAFPGGRVETDQTLEQALISKVKQQTGVDCTIDSLLYVKERRTAWEHVCLFVYKATASGEFLTLEKDDSVFHARWTSIPQADDLLHDQDVALNKLVLESGVPYILPQES from the coding sequence GTGAAAAGGGTATTGTTAGTAAAGGGATTTATTTATAATGAAAAAAAAGATGACATTTTACTCGTGAAAAATCGCGATTTGAAATGGGCATTTCCAGGAGGCAGAGTCGAAACTGATCAAACACTGGAACAAGCTCTTATTTCAAAAGTGAAGCAGCAAACAGGCGTGGATTGTACGATTGATAGCCTACTTTATGTGAAAGAACGCAGAACAGCTTGGGAGCATGTCTGTCTTTTTGTCTACAAAGCAACAGCTAGCGGAGAATTTTTGACACTTGAGAAGGATGATAGCGTATTCCATGCAAGATGGACCTCGATTCCACAAGCAGACGATTTACTTCATGATCAAGATGTTGCACTCAATAAACTTGTTTTAGAGAGTGGCGTTCCCTATATTTTGCCACAAGAAAGTTAG
- a CDS encoding glucose-6-phosphate isomerase — MTHIQFDYSNALKFFEQHEIDYLQPAVTAAHEALHNGTGAGNEYLGWINLPRDYDKEEFARIQKAAAKIKADSEVLIVIGIGGSYLGARAAIETLNHAFYNVLDKEKRQAPQVFFAGNSISSSYLHDLIDAIDGKDFSVNVISKSGTTTEPAIAFRVFKELLEKKYGKEEAKSRIYATTDKSKGALKELSNAEGYETFVVPDDVGGRFSVLTAVGLLPIAASGVDIEAMMKGADAARADFSSPELEKNIAYQYAAARNVLYRKGKVTELLINYEPGLQYFNEWWKQLFGESEGKDQKGIYPSSANFSTDLHSLGQYIQEGRRNIFETVVKVTKARHEITINKEDNDLDGLNYLAGETVAYVNDKAFEGTLLAHTDGDVPNFVVEVPELDAYSFGYLVYFFEIAVGVSGYLNGVNPFDQPGVEAYKANMFALLGKPGYEEKKAELEKRLK; from the coding sequence ATGACACATATTCAATTTGATTATTCAAATGCATTGAAATTTTTCGAGCAACATGAAATCGACTATTTACAACCAGCTGTCACTGCGGCGCATGAAGCATTACATAACGGCACTGGCGCAGGTAACGAGTATTTAGGATGGATTAACCTTCCTCGCGACTATGATAAAGAAGAGTTCGCCCGCATCCAAAAAGCAGCAGCAAAAATTAAAGCAGATTCGGAAGTTCTTATTGTTATTGGTATTGGTGGTTCATACCTTGGTGCCCGCGCGGCTATCGAGACATTGAATCATGCTTTTTATAACGTTTTGGACAAAGAAAAACGTCAAGCACCACAAGTTTTCTTCGCAGGAAATAGCATTAGCTCCAGTTACTTACATGACTTAATTGATGCAATAGATGGCAAAGATTTCTCAGTCAACGTTATTTCTAAATCAGGAACAACAACGGAACCAGCGATTGCATTCCGCGTATTTAAAGAACTTTTAGAGAAGAAATACGGCAAAGAAGAAGCTAAATCTCGTATATACGCAACAACTGACAAATCAAAAGGCGCGCTTAAAGAGTTATCTAATGCAGAAGGATACGAAACATTTGTTGTTCCAGATGACGTAGGCGGACGTTTTTCCGTACTTACAGCAGTTGGACTTTTACCAATCGCAGCAAGTGGCGTAGACATTGAAGCAATGATGAAAGGCGCTGACGCAGCTCGTGCTGATTTCAGTAGCCCAGAACTAGAAAAAAATATCGCATACCAATACGCAGCAGCTCGCAATGTTCTCTACCGTAAAGGCAAAGTAACAGAACTGCTTATCAATTACGAACCAGGTCTACAATATTTTAACGAGTGGTGGAAACAATTATTCGGTGAAAGTGAAGGTAAAGATCAAAAAGGTATTTATCCATCTAGCGCGAATTTCTCAACAGACCTGCATTCCCTTGGTCAATATATCCAAGAAGGACGTCGCAATATTTTTGAAACAGTCGTTAAAGTAACAAAAGCCCGTCACGAAATCACAATTAACAAAGAAGATAATGATTTAGACGGCTTGAACTACCTTGCTGGCGAAACTGTTGCCTATGTGAATGATAAAGCTTTCGAAGGGACATTGCTTGCCCACACAGATGGCGATGTGCCGAACTTTGTAGTAGAAGTTCCAGAACTTGATGCCTATTCATTCGGCTACCTTGTGTACTTCTTTGAAATTGCAGTTGGCGTGAGTGGCTATCTAAACGGTGTAAATCCATTCGATCAACCAGGTGTAGAAGCATACAAAGCAAATATGTTCGCTCTTCTAGGCAAACCAGGCTACGAAGAAAAGAAAGCAGAACTAGAAAAACGTTTGAAATAA
- a CDS encoding DeoR/GlpR family DNA-binding transcription regulator, whose translation MLSIERKQAILNYVKNKKIASVNELARHFNVHEVTIRRDLNTLEQEQKLKRTHGGVMIEEKIISEPEFQKREEVQYEEKQRIASYASSLIKEGDTIILDSGTTTGHIARAIKDRTKLTVITNDINVATILRHSAIKVIVTGGVLYPETYMLNGMITEETLRNLHVHKAFVTTPAIDLEKGLMHYDEYLVPAKVQMLHSATEVFLVTDHTKFGRISLYKYADFSDITGIITGIELDSSLKERFSERGLNISTI comes from the coding sequence ATGCTTTCCATTGAACGAAAACAAGCCATCCTAAACTATGTAAAAAACAAAAAAATAGCAAGCGTCAACGAATTAGCACGTCATTTCAACGTTCATGAAGTTACAATTCGCCGTGATTTAAACACACTAGAACAAGAACAGAAATTAAAGAGAACACACGGTGGAGTCATGATTGAAGAAAAAATCATTTCCGAACCAGAATTTCAGAAGCGAGAAGAAGTCCAGTATGAAGAAAAGCAACGTATCGCTTCCTACGCCTCCTCCTTAATTAAAGAGGGTGACACAATCATCTTGGATTCAGGAACAACTACCGGTCACATTGCTAGAGCCATAAAAGATCGCACCAAGCTAACCGTTATTACAAATGATATCAATGTAGCAACAATCCTCAGACATTCAGCGATTAAAGTCATCGTTACAGGAGGAGTTTTATATCCAGAAACATACATGCTAAATGGAATGATCACAGAAGAAACACTTAGAAATCTCCATGTTCACAAAGCATTCGTAACCACCCCAGCCATTGATCTAGAAAAAGGCCTCATGCATTATGACGAGTATTTAGTACCGGCTAAAGTTCAAATGCTACACTCCGCAACAGAAGTTTTCCTAGTAACAGACCACACTAAGTTCGGTCGCATCTCTTTATACAAGTACGCTGATTTCAGCGATATTACAGGTATTATAACTGGTATTGAATTAGATTCTTCATTAAAGGAACGTTTTTCTGAGAGAGGTTTGAATATTAGCACCATCTAG
- a CDS encoding bifunctional transcriptional activator/DNA repair enzyme AdaA: MIIEQSKIDKFYDMLVAKDTRYEGVFYVGVKTTGILCRPTCPAKKPNKANCEFFETAQEAVLASYRPCKRCQPLSNPSNLSESVKQLVQAIEENPERKWTDKDFDELSISANTARRQFKKQFGMTFIEYARARRLGFAFHHIRNGAPIIDAQLEGGYESGNGFRDAFTRTMGTIPKNAKSLTILVSTWIETPLGSMVAIANEEALILLEFVDRRGLETEIETLRKKWHAAIIPGNQAIFSMLREELTAYFEGNLKSFQVPIAYKGSDFQQLVWQTLQTIPFGDTVSYSQLANKINNSKAFRAVARANGANQLSLIVPCHRVINSNGELGGYGGGLARKEWLLAHEKRS, from the coding sequence ATGATTATTGAGCAATCCAAAATAGATAAATTTTACGATATGCTTGTTGCAAAAGATACTCGCTACGAAGGAGTTTTCTACGTTGGCGTGAAAACAACTGGGATCCTCTGCCGTCCAACCTGCCCAGCCAAAAAACCAAATAAAGCAAACTGTGAATTCTTTGAAACCGCTCAAGAAGCCGTTCTCGCTTCCTACCGGCCATGCAAACGATGTCAGCCGTTAAGCAATCCAAGCAATCTATCCGAATCAGTAAAACAACTCGTTCAAGCAATTGAAGAAAATCCAGAACGAAAATGGACCGACAAAGACTTTGATGAACTCTCAATTAGCGCAAATACCGCCAGAAGACAATTTAAAAAGCAATTTGGTATGACCTTTATCGAATACGCTAGGGCACGCCGTCTCGGTTTTGCCTTCCATCATATTCGCAATGGTGCACCAATTATTGACGCCCAACTAGAGGGAGGTTACGAATCAGGTAATGGCTTCCGAGATGCCTTCACACGCACAATGGGAACCATCCCTAAAAACGCCAAGTCACTCACAATTCTCGTCTCCACTTGGATCGAAACCCCACTTGGTTCCATGGTTGCTATCGCCAATGAAGAAGCACTAATTTTATTAGAATTTGTTGATCGCCGCGGCCTAGAAACAGAAATTGAAACGTTACGCAAAAAGTGGCATGCCGCTATTATTCCAGGAAATCAGGCAATATTCAGCATGTTGCGTGAAGAACTCACCGCATATTTTGAGGGTAATCTAAAATCATTTCAAGTCCCCATCGCCTACAAAGGTTCTGATTTCCAACAACTCGTATGGCAAACCCTTCAGACTATTCCTTTTGGCGATACTGTTTCGTACAGTCAATTAGCAAATAAGATCAACAATTCAAAAGCCTTCCGAGCTGTAGCACGAGCCAATGGAGCCAATCAACTATCCCTTATTGTTCCATGTCATCGCGTCATAAACAGCAACGGAGAACTTGGCGGCTATGGTGGCGGCTTAGCTCGTAAAGAATGGTTACTAGCCCATGAAAAAAGGTCCTAG
- a CDS encoding isocitrate lyase/PEP mutase family protein, translating into MDLYTQFKEPHFQKEPLILYNIWDIASMKAVENAGAKAIATSSFAIAQAWGYNDGEMLPLDQNLWFLNQIRQNTSLPLNLDIESAYSNSLDTLAENIQRFLQLDAQGINFEDRKEHTLWNIEQQAARIQTIRATATKLHKDIFINARTDIFFQETMHTTDLVKRALERADAYKEAGADCIFIPGLTDLSLISIFTENSPLPVNIMTSYEPSLFKNTGVARISCGPTAFLNIQGQLETNAKKMMRS; encoded by the coding sequence ATGGATTTATACACGCAGTTCAAAGAGCCTCATTTTCAAAAGGAACCTTTAATTCTATATAATATTTGGGACATCGCATCCATGAAAGCCGTCGAAAATGCTGGTGCCAAAGCGATCGCAACAAGTAGTTTCGCCATAGCACAGGCCTGGGGTTACAATGACGGCGAAATGCTCCCACTAGACCAAAATCTCTGGTTCTTGAATCAAATCCGGCAAAATACAAGCCTGCCGCTAAATCTTGATATCGAAAGTGCCTACTCCAATTCACTAGATACTCTCGCAGAAAATATCCAACGTTTCTTACAACTAGATGCACAAGGTATCAATTTTGAAGATCGCAAAGAACACACACTATGGAATATCGAACAACAAGCAGCGCGAATTCAAACTATCCGAGCAACCGCAACAAAGCTTCATAAAGACATTTTTATCAATGCGCGAACCGATATTTTTTTTCAAGAAACAATGCATACAACAGATCTTGTAAAGCGAGCTCTAGAACGCGCAGATGCATACAAAGAAGCCGGTGCTGATTGCATTTTTATTCCAGGGCTTACAGATTTAAGTTTAATCAGCATTTTCACTGAAAACTCCCCGCTTCCTGTCAATATCATGACAAGCTACGAACCCAGTTTATTTAAAAATACTGGCGTTGCTAGAATTAGCTGTGGACCGACCGCATTTTTAAATATACAAGGTCAACTTGAAACCAATGCGAAAAAAATGATGAGGAGTTGA
- the galE gene encoding UDP-glucose 4-epimerase GalE has protein sequence MSILVLGGAGYVGSHAVDQLENRGYKVVVIDNLQTGHVESLHPDATFYKGDIRDKAFMQDVFKKEDIDGVIHFAANSLVGESVEMPLEYFNNNVYGTQVALEVMEEFGVKNIVFSSSAATYGEPKVIPIKEDAPTNPESPYGETKLMMEKILKWCDRAYDTRFVALRYFNVAGAKSDGTIGEDHNPESHLVPIILQTALGQRAELSIFGDDYATEDGTCIRDYVHVVDLVDAHILALEYLKNSGESNIFNLGSSQGFSVKEMLEAARKVTGKEIPAKIVPRRAGDPSTLIASSDKARSVLKWNPQFTDVTKIIEDAWNWHSKNPNGYGK, from the coding sequence ATGAGTATTTTAGTATTAGGTGGCGCGGGTTATGTAGGTTCCCATGCGGTGGATCAATTGGAGAACAGAGGGTACAAGGTAGTCGTGATTGATAATTTACAAACGGGTCATGTGGAATCGTTACATCCAGATGCTACGTTTTATAAAGGTGATATTCGAGATAAAGCATTCATGCAGGATGTTTTTAAAAAGGAAGACATTGATGGTGTCATCCATTTTGCCGCGAATTCATTGGTGGGCGAGTCGGTTGAAATGCCACTCGAATACTTCAATAATAATGTTTATGGGACGCAAGTGGCGCTTGAAGTTATGGAAGAGTTCGGTGTTAAAAACATCGTCTTTTCTTCATCGGCTGCAACATACGGCGAGCCTAAAGTGATTCCAATTAAAGAAGATGCACCGACCAATCCTGAAAGCCCGTATGGCGAAACGAAATTAATGATGGAAAAAATCTTGAAATGGTGTGATAGAGCATATGATACGCGTTTTGTAGCTTTGCGCTATTTCAATGTTGCTGGTGCTAAATCGGATGGTACGATTGGTGAAGATCATAATCCAGAGTCCCATCTTGTTCCGATTATTTTACAAACAGCGCTAGGACAACGCGCGGAGCTATCTATTTTTGGTGATGATTATGCGACTGAAGATGGTACGTGTATTCGTGATTATGTCCATGTGGTTGACCTAGTTGATGCGCATATTTTAGCATTGGAATACTTGAAAAACAGTGGCGAAAGCAATATTTTCAATCTGGGCAGTAGCCAAGGTTTTTCTGTGAAGGAGATGCTTGAGGCTGCTCGAAAAGTGACGGGAAAAGAGATTCCTGCTAAAATTGTACCAAGACGTGCGGGCGATCCGAGTACGTTGATTGCTTCGAGCGATAAGGCGCGGAGTGTTTTGAAATGGAATCCGCAATTTACCGACGTGACGAAAATTATTGAGGATGCTTGGAATTGGCACTCAAAAAATCCGAATGGTTACGGGAAATAA
- a CDS encoding aldose epimerase family protein, with amino-acid sequence MGITKRKFGVLRGTDVTEYRLENANGLLICALDYGGIVTEVRVPDRDGKFENVSLGFTTLDEYLAHSPYFGALVGRIAGRIRGGKFELDGEVYELTKNAGENQVHGGPNNFSKTIWDAEPFEVDGAVGLKLALTSPDGMNGFPGKLEVEVTYTLTNNDEWKIKYEAKSDAKTVFNPTNHIYFNLTGDASQTVLGHELRLTSDYFAAQGEDSIPTGALVDVTGTVFDFRDGRAIRDGTLSEDAQTRLVGDGYDHAFLLDHATADVDARLYDPVSGRVMTMKTDCDSVVVYTSNHFSGAFQIDGKTVPKYAGITMETQGLPNAMNEANFGSVVLEQDELFESETVFRFDVK; translated from the coding sequence ATGGGGATTACGAAGCGAAAGTTTGGTGTGTTACGCGGAACTGATGTGACGGAATATCGATTGGAGAACGCGAACGGTTTGCTAATTTGCGCGCTGGATTATGGTGGGATTGTGACCGAGGTGCGTGTGCCGGATCGTGACGGGAAGTTTGAGAATGTTTCGCTCGGATTTACTACGCTGGATGAATATTTAGCGCATTCGCCTTACTTTGGCGCGCTCGTTGGAAGAATTGCTGGACGGATTCGTGGCGGGAAGTTTGAATTAGACGGGGAAGTCTATGAGCTTACGAAAAATGCTGGTGAGAATCAGGTTCATGGTGGGCCAAACAATTTTAGTAAGACGATTTGGGATGCTGAGCCGTTTGAAGTGGACGGTGCTGTTGGATTGAAATTAGCGCTTACGAGTCCGGATGGGATGAACGGTTTTCCCGGGAAATTGGAAGTGGAAGTAACGTATACGTTGACGAATAATGATGAATGGAAAATTAAGTATGAAGCAAAATCGGATGCAAAAACAGTGTTTAATCCGACGAACCATATTTATTTTAACTTGACGGGTGACGCGAGCCAGACTGTTTTAGGACATGAATTGAGGCTTACGAGTGATTATTTTGCCGCGCAGGGTGAGGACTCTATTCCTACGGGTGCGCTTGTCGATGTGACGGGAACGGTGTTTGATTTCCGTGATGGCCGAGCGATTCGAGATGGTACATTGAGTGAAGACGCGCAGACGAGACTTGTAGGCGATGGCTATGATCATGCGTTTTTATTGGATCATGCGACGGCAGATGTGGATGCTAGGCTTTATGATCCTGTATCTGGACGCGTGATGACGATGAAAACGGATTGTGATTCGGTTGTTGTTTATACGAGTAACCATTTTTCCGGTGCGTTTCAGATCGATGGTAAAACGGTGCCGAAATATGCTGGAATTACGATGGAAACGCAAGGTTTACCAAACGCGATGAACGAAGCTAATTTTGGTTCGGTAGTACTTGAACAGGATGA